One part of the Streptomyces nigra genome encodes these proteins:
- a CDS encoding response regulator transcription factor, with amino-acid sequence MRLLLVEDDNHVAAALSAVLARHGFDVTHARSGEEALQALVPEGNGFGVVLLDLGLPDQDGYEVCGKIRKRTSTPVIMVTARSDVRSRIHGLNLGADDYVVKPYDTGELLARIHAVSRRSVPEDAATGGEGVLRLGAVHIELPTRQVSVDGSVVQLTRKEFDLLALLAQRPGVVFRREQIISEVWRTSWEGTGRTLEVHVASLRAKLRMPALIETVRGVGYRLVAPAA; translated from the coding sequence ATGAGACTGCTTCTCGTCGAGGACGACAACCACGTCGCCGCCGCGCTGTCCGCGGTCCTGGCCCGGCACGGTTTCGACGTCACCCACGCGCGCAGCGGCGAGGAGGCCCTTCAGGCGCTCGTCCCCGAGGGCAACGGCTTCGGGGTGGTCCTCCTCGACCTCGGCCTGCCCGACCAGGACGGCTACGAGGTCTGCGGCAAGATACGCAAGCGCACCAGCACCCCGGTGATCATGGTGACCGCGCGTTCCGACGTCCGCTCCCGCATCCACGGGCTGAACCTCGGCGCCGACGACTACGTCGTGAAGCCCTACGACACCGGGGAGCTGCTCGCCCGGATCCACGCGGTCAGCCGGCGCAGCGTGCCGGAGGACGCGGCGACGGGCGGCGAGGGTGTGCTGCGCCTCGGCGCCGTGCACATAGAGCTGCCCACCCGCCAGGTCAGCGTGGACGGCTCGGTCGTCCAGCTCACCCGCAAGGAGTTCGATCTCCTCGCCCTGCTCGCGCAGCGCCCCGGCGTGGTCTTCCGCCGGGAGCAGATCATCAGCGAGGTGTGGCGGACGAGCTGGGAGGGGACCGGGCGCACCCTCGAGGTGCATGTGGCGTCGCTGCGGGCCAAGCTGCGGATGCCGGCGCTGATCGAGACCGTGCGCGGGGTCGGGTACCGGCTCGTGGCCCCGGCGGCGTAG
- a CDS encoding sensor histidine kinase has protein sequence MRTRLLPLLIVLMAAVLLALGVPLAVSLAAAQQQKVVVDRIDDTAYFAAIARPATDAATGSRDVLRVLSRELENYHEVYGIRAGVFLPNDTPLASGPSTWFLPGSGEVRDAFEESLLSRRSHDPQQVWPWQRGRLVIASPVIRDGDVVAVVVTDSPTGPMRSRILHGWLIIGAGLTAAMLVAVGAALRLTGWVLRPVRVLDVTTHEIASGRLKSRVAVASGPPELRRLARSFNEMADNVEDVLEQQRAFVADASHQLRNPLAALLLRIELLAFELPEGNEEIASVQAEGRRLAQVLDDLLDLALAEHTEADVRLTDIGALTAERVAAWAPTAEAKGVRLRGTCPATTGWADPVALSSALDAVIDNAVKFTPPDESVEVTVAADGDTSTIEVADRGPGLTDEELARIGDRFWRSGRHQNVKGSGLGLSISRALLAAGGGTIAYAHHEPHGLRVTVTLPRTGPTV, from the coding sequence GTGCGCACTCGGCTGCTCCCGCTGCTCATCGTGCTGATGGCGGCCGTGCTGCTCGCGCTCGGCGTGCCCCTCGCGGTGAGTCTGGCCGCCGCCCAGCAGCAGAAGGTCGTCGTCGACAGGATCGACGACACGGCGTACTTCGCGGCCATCGCCCGCCCCGCCACCGACGCCGCCACCGGCTCCCGGGACGTCCTGCGCGTCCTCAGCCGCGAGCTGGAGAACTACCACGAGGTCTACGGCATCCGCGCCGGGGTCTTCCTGCCCAACGACACCCCGCTGGCCAGCGGGCCGAGCACCTGGTTCCTGCCCGGCTCCGGCGAGGTGCGCGACGCCTTCGAGGAGTCCCTGCTCAGCCGGCGCAGCCACGACCCGCAGCAGGTGTGGCCCTGGCAGCGCGGCCGGCTCGTCATCGCCTCACCGGTGATCCGGGACGGCGACGTCGTCGCCGTCGTCGTCACCGACTCGCCCACCGGGCCGATGCGGTCCCGGATCCTGCACGGCTGGCTGATCATCGGCGCCGGTCTGACCGCCGCCATGCTGGTCGCCGTCGGCGCCGCGCTCCGGCTCACCGGCTGGGTGCTCCGACCGGTCCGGGTCCTGGACGTCACCACCCACGAGATCGCCAGCGGACGGCTGAAATCCCGGGTCGCGGTGGCCAGCGGACCGCCCGAGCTGCGTCGGCTCGCCCGGTCGTTCAACGAGATGGCCGACAACGTCGAGGACGTCCTGGAGCAGCAGCGCGCCTTCGTCGCCGACGCCTCCCACCAGCTGCGCAACCCGCTCGCCGCCCTGCTGCTGCGGATCGAGCTGCTCGCCTTCGAGCTGCCCGAGGGCAACGAGGAGATCGCCTCCGTCCAGGCCGAAGGGCGGCGGCTGGCGCAGGTGCTGGACGACCTGCTCGACCTGGCGCTCGCCGAGCACACCGAGGCCGACGTCCGGCTGACCGACATCGGCGCGCTGACCGCCGAGCGGGTCGCGGCCTGGGCGCCGACCGCCGAGGCGAAGGGCGTACGTCTGCGGGGGACCTGCCCGGCCACCACGGGCTGGGCCGACCCGGTGGCCCTGTCCAGCGCGCTGGACGCCGTCATCGACAACGCGGTCAAGTTCACCCCGCCCGACGAGAGCGTCGAGGTGACCGTCGCGGCCGACGGCGACACGTCGACGATCGAGGTGGCCGACCGAGGCCCCGGTCTCACCGACGAGGAGCTGGCCCGGATCGGCGACCGCTTCTGGCGCAGCGGACGCCACCAGAACGTGAAGGGCTCCGGTCTCGGCCTGTCGATCTCGCGGGCCCTGCTCGCGGCGGGCGGCGGCACCATCGCGTACGCCCATCACGAGCCGCACGGCCTGCGGGTGACGGTGACGCTGCCGAGGACCGGCCCGACCGTGTAG